The genomic DNA TGTACATATGTTAAAAACAAGTTCTCAATTAGAACCAGGTACAATGATTAGTAGGCAACAAAAGCTACCAAATGCTCAACTAGGAATACTCCGTAGTATTGGAATGGACGATTCTCCATTaaaatgtttgttttttttattcaaCGGTTGGGGTGCGTGGACGAAGGACCGAAACCCCACCAACAATGGGTGCACCAGGTGATCAACAATTCACCAGCAACCACCAGGCTGGGAGAATAAAATCTCCAGTCCAGTACTGAGCGTTGGAGTATAATCTTTATTTTACTCAACCAAGTGCCCCCTCAATTCTTATATATCTGTTTGATGTTTACCTTTTTATTTAGTTGACTATTCGTTTTTTAATTGTTATGCAAATAGATAAACATGCAATGCACGTGTAAAGTAATTCTGATAATAAATCTTGCTAGTGGTACTTATTTCAATATACTTAaccaattaattaaataaataccgcTCGTCAAATTTTAAGAGAATAAAGGTGACAAACACGTACTGCACACATAAAGTAAGTATGATATATATCTTGCAAGTGGTACTTATTTTAATATACTGAACCAATTAATTGAATAAATACCGTTTGTcaaattttaagaaaaaaatttaaaaaaggtGTCAAATATTCCAAAACGGACAAAGAAAGTATAAGGTGTCTAAGCCACTAGAAATAGTATCGGAATAGCCGATTCTCCATtccaatatttattttttaattcaatGGTTGGGCAAGGACCAAAACCCCATCAACAATTGGTGAACCAGGCGATCACAATTCACCAGCAACCACCAGGCTGGGAGAATAAAATCTCTAGTACTCTAAGCTTTTGTATCGTTTACAAGGAAGAACTGATTTATTATAGCACTTATTTATTGCTTTTACAGGAAAGAACTGATTTATTTTGATTTCCCTGATTGGTTAGCAATCACCCATGAAGAATTCCAGGTGAACAGATTTGTTAGGAAGTTCAATCTTGGAGATATCAAAGAGCAGAAGCACTCTTAAAGGCTATATATCCTGTACCATTTTCATTTTTTCCTAGAATGGGATTTCTTATTCTGGAGAGAAAATATGAAACTGAAAAGGAAATAAGCTTTTGTGCCAATTGCTTTTGTGTAACAAAACCTCTTGATCAAGTAAAGGAAAATGCCCATACAAATCTTGCCCTCACGAGACGTGTTTATTATAAATCTTTGGCTTGATCGTATGAATTTTGGAATTTTTCTGCACATAATTTTGTCACCcttagcaacgcacgggcacatACCTGTAAAGTCTAGTCCAATATTGGGCGTCGGAGCATAATCGTTATTTTACTCAACCAagtgctccctccgttcttatatatattttttatatttactTGTTTACTTATTTGACTACTTGTTTTTATAATAGTTATGCAAATAAATAAACATGCAATGCACGCATAAAGTAATTATGATAATAAATCGTGCAAGTGGTACTTATTTCAATATACTTAACCAATTAACTGAATAAATACCGCTCATTAAAtttaaaagagaaaaaaagtaTCAAACATGTAATGCGCTCATAAAGTAACTATGATGATATATCTTGCAAGTGGTACTCATTTTAATATACTTAACGAATTGATTGGATAAATATCGTTAACGTttgtcaatttttttaaaaaataaataaataaggtGTCAAATATTCCAAAACGGACGAAGGGAGTATAAGGTGTCTTATACACTATATACATCTGTACTCTGTGCGAGGCACACTTGGAGGTCCTTTCGCTTGAGCTTGTACTAGCTGCTCATGGAAGGCGGCGCACTTTCCGATTGGCGGAACAAAAGGTGTGTGATGTGTTTCCATTCCATGCTTCGTTCCTTGCAACTAGTATGGTATCATTTTACAAGGATAATGTAATGATCGAGTTGCGGTGACAGGATTGCTGTGGTGACGGGCGGGAACAAAGGGATCGGGCTTGAGGTGTGCCGGCAGCTGGCCGGCaacggcgtcgccgtcgtcttAACAGCCAGGGACGAGACGAGGGGCGCAGCCGCCGTCGAGAAGCTCAGAGAAGCAGGGCATTCCGATGTCATCTTCCACCAGCTGGAGGTCACCGATGCTCTCAGCATCGCTCGGTTGGCTGACTTCTTGAAGGCCAGTTTTGGGAAGCTAGACATCCTGGCAAGTCAATAATCGTGTCTAAAGTTCTGAGCTACCTTCTCAACACAAAGCTGCTTAACGCCTTCATTAATTTGTACAGGTGAATAACGCCGCCGTTGGTGGTGCTGAGTACGTCCAAGATCTTGTTTATCCTTCAACCGGCGAGGATCCGGTGAGCACGATCTGCATGCACAGCCAAACACTGTCGTTCAACTCTTGTCAATCTTTTGCTAAGCtgaataagatttttttttggcgaGTGCTAAACTGAATAAGATTATTTGTTGTTGAATTGGTGTGCCGATCGTGCAACAGTTTGCTGGCATGGATGAAGGCCAGATGTCAGAATGGATGCGGCGAAACACCCGGGAGACTCACAACTCTGCGAAGGAGACACTGCAGACGAATTACTACGGCACCAAGCAAGGGACCGAAGCCTTACTTCCCCTGCTGCAAGCCTCCGCCGATGGCAGAATTGTCAACGTCTCCTCCGTGATCGGCCAGCTGAGGGTTAAGTACTTCTTCCCAACACAGTTTCTCAATCCAGTGCCAGTCCTTATATTAACAGCCCACGTAGCGTGGAAACTGAAAACTTCTTGGCGTCTGTCGATGcagtacttcgtcagcgaggagCTCAAGCATGAGCTGAACGACGTCGACACGCTCACCGAGGAGAGGCTGGACGAGGTGCTGGACGCGTTCATGAAGGACTtcacggccggcgcggcggaggcgaacGGGTGGCCGGTGGCCTTCTCGGCGTACAAGGTGGCCAAGGCGGCCGTGAACGCCTACACGCGGATCCTGGCGAGGAGGCACCTCGATCTGCGCGTCAACTGCGCGCACCCAGGCTTCGTGAAGACAGACATGAACAAGCTCGCCGGCCTCCTGACGCCAGAGGAAGGCGCGAGGAACGTGGTGAAGGTGGCGCTGCTCCCCGCCGGCGGGCCGACTGGCAAGTACTTCGCCGTCGGCCATGAGGCGCCATTTGTGTGAGTGTGATACGGGCCGGGCACGGGGCCATGGCCAACACTATCCTATATGATGCATGTACTAGCTCCGTGCAACATGATTTGAGGTTGAGGTTCCCAATAATACTTGACTCGCTAGCTAGTGTGAGATAATTGCCAATAAATAAAAGAGCCGCCGGCTTTGCATAATTCAATTAGTGAGGTACATGTGGTATTTATGGTTGGACTGTCGTTCCATAattctatatctatatctatatctatacctattattaaagcaagcagTGTCTCTGCCAATTTTTTTCGTCTGTTCCTGATCCGACGTCCGCCTGTCCTCCATCTCTTGCCAGCCCGTCGAATCACGTCGTTCTCCTAATCCGCTTCGCCTCCGGAGACCAGGATTGGCGACACCGTTTCCTTTCTCTGGCGTGCCACGTGCGCGCGGTGGGCTCCTGGGCTGCCGTGCCCCTGCAAGAATATAGAAGCCCTCGGCCTCAACGCTCGTCGTTGCCGCTGCCGTCGCTGCCCGCATCAATCCACGCACATAAAGGTCAAGCGAGACACGCCGGAAATCGGCAAGTAATGTGAGATTACGATGTGCTAGATGCGCTTACGTTGAGGTTGAGGTTCCGCAGCGAGGATAGCCCAGCGATGACTAGGAGGTCGAGGCAGTTGAAGTCCCACGGCGAGGAGTCCATCGGTGATGAGCTGAGAGCATGAACCGCGTGTGCCTGGTGCACAGCGCCCGCCCCTCCCTGCTTCCCTCCGCTGTCGCACCTCCTATCCCGCGCACCCCTCACCGTCCACATTACATTGACGGTGGCGATTGGACACGCctggcaccagcagcagccaatCGAGGGGGAGAAGGGTACCAAGCATACCGCCGGAAGACAGCGATGCACCTCCACTCCGGCAaacgcgggcgaggcggcgaggaAGAGCAGCGAGCCATGGACGGGCTCGCGCTCCGCTGTGTGCCTGCGCCCTCGCAAGCCACCTC from Setaria italica strain Yugu1 chromosome VII, Setaria_italica_v2.0, whole genome shotgun sequence includes the following:
- the LOC101778190 gene encoding short-chain dehydrogenase/reductase 2b isoform X1, giving the protein MEGGALSDWRNKRIAVVTGGNKGIGLEVCRQLAGNGVAVVLTARDETRGAAAVEKLREAGHSDVIFHQLEVTDALSIARLADFLKASFGKLDILVNNAAVGGAEYVQDLVYPSTGEDPFAGMDEGQMSEWMRRNTRETHNSAKETLQTNYYGTKQGTEALLPLLQASADGRIVNVSSVIGQLRVKYFFPTQFLNPVPVLILTAHVAWKLKTSWRLSMQYFVSEELKHELNDVDTLTEERLDEVLDAFMKDFTAGAAEANGWPVAFSAYKVAKAAVNAYTRILARRHLDLRVNCAHPGFVKTDMNKLAGLLTPEEGARNVVKVALLPAGGPTGKYFAVGHEAPFV
- the LOC101778190 gene encoding short-chain dehydrogenase/reductase 2b isoform X2 — translated: MEGGALSDWRNKRIAVVTGGNKGIGLEVCRQLAGNGVAVVLTARDETRGAAAVEKLREAGHSDVIFHQLEVTDALSIARLADFLKASFGKLDILVNNAAVGGAEYVQDLVYPSTGEDPFAGMDEGQMSEWMRRNTRETHNSAKETLQTNYYGTKQGTEALLPLLQASADGRIVNVSSVIGQLRYFVSEELKHELNDVDTLTEERLDEVLDAFMKDFTAGAAEANGWPVAFSAYKVAKAAVNAYTRILARRHLDLRVNCAHPGFVKTDMNKLAGLLTPEEGARNVVKVALLPAGGPTGKYFAVGHEAPFV